One window of the Prinia subflava isolate CZ2003 ecotype Zambia chromosome 1, Cam_Psub_1.2, whole genome shotgun sequence genome contains the following:
- the SYBU gene encoding syntabulin isoform X2: protein MSAAGSKRSSFSRNRGPYGRNSGSLSYKSGASPPASHGKDASSALCKNHLSPANIHQSYRASSASSSNSGSYKGSDSSPVMRRSGRYNSCSDNHTVKPQNPEQYLTPLQQKEVAVRHLKTKLKESESKLKERETEIEELKAQLGRMREDWIEEECNRVEAELALKEARSEIKQLKQVIESMKNSLAEKDKKIQKYFIDINIQNKKLESLLQSMEMAQNHSVKDEQCLEYTSDSEGKLLALCATLPDSPITEDQGLEEVADSDLLLSEDRANGTDASGESLTTTTSELSDPAPFSAAVNKEMLEIILDGKLTYCQEEGKSNMTVEQAIQTDVVPYSLDVEQLIQNIFRAQDTCPLSPPSSLKELGEFSLESFSDSGIIVDLTPSDPNSAILLSPMESPCRKVEHRVNENRFMKELDFTETHDDEAFEYVNTGIKRRYWSSSLLGDLLAVAAPVVPTIVWALSTQRGGTDPIYNIGALLRGCCLVALHSLRRTPFSIKT from the exons ATGTCGGCTGCTGGAAGCAAGAGATCTTCTTTTTCTCGCAA TCGCGGTCCTTATGGTCGGAATAGTGGATCCTTATCCTACAAGTCTGGAGCCAGTCCACCTGCTTCACATGGAAAGGATGCTTCGTCAGCACTGTGCAAAAACCATCTGAGTCCTGCTAACATCCATCAGAGTTACAGGGCTTcttcagccagcagcagcaactcGGGCTCATACAAAGGAAGCGACAGCAGTCCCGTGATGAG GCGATCAGGGAGATACAATTCTTGTAGTGACAATCACACCGTTAAGCCACAAAATCCAGAGCAGTATTTGactcctctgcagcagaaagaaGTGGCAGTACGGCATTTGAAAACCAAGCTGAAGGAATCTGAGAGCAAACTTAAAGAAAG GGAAACAGAGATAGAAGAGCTTAAAGCTCAGCTGGGACGGATGAGGGAAGACTGGATTGAAGAAGAATGCAATCGtgtggaggcagagctggcctTAAAGGAAGCAAGAAGCGAAATTAAACAACTTAAACAGGTTATTGAAAGCATGAAAAACAGCTTGGctgagaaagacaaaaaaattcagaaatacttCATAGACATAAACATTCAAAACAAGAAACTGGAATCTTTGCTGCAGAGCATGGAGATGGCTCAGAACCACTCTGTGAAGGATGAGCAGTGCCTGGAGTACACGAGCGACTCAGAGGGGAAGCTGTTAGCATTGTGTGCCACCCTGCCAGACAGCCCCATCACAGAGGACCAGGGTCTGGAGGAGGTGGCAGACAGTGATCTGCTTCTCAGTGAGGACAGAGCTAACGGGACTGACGCATCTGGAGAGAGCTTGACCACCACAACCTCTGAGTTGAGTGATCCAGCtcccttcagtgctgctgtaaACAAAGAGATGCTTGAAATCATTCTGGATGGAAAGCTAACTTACTgccaggaggaaggaaaaagcaacaTGACAGTGGAACAGGCCATCCAGACTGACGTGGTGCCATACAGCTTAGATGTGGAGCAGCTTATTCAAAACATCTTCAGAGCTCAAGACACCTGCCCTCTAAGCCCACCTTCTTCACTGAAGGAATTGGGTGAATTTTCTCTTGAAAGCTTCAGTGATTCTGGTATCATAGTGGACTTAACTCCAAGTGATCCCAATTCTGCCATTCTTTTGTCTCCTATGGAGTCTCCATGCAGAAAGGTGGAGCACAGAGTTAATGAAAACCGTTTCATGAAAGAACTTGATTTTACAGAAACTCACGATGATGAAGCCTTTGAGTATGTTAATacaggaataaagaggagatACTGGAGCAGCAGTCTCCTCGGGGATCTGCTGGCTGTAGCAGCCCCTGTTGTACCAACTATTGTGTGGGCTTTGAGTACTCAGAGAGGAGGAACAGATCCTATTTACAATATTGGAGCATTGCTTCGTGGTTGCTGCCTGGTGGCCCTGCACTCTTTACGCCGAACACCCTTCAGCATCAAAACCTAA
- the EBAG9 gene encoding receptor-binding cancer antigen expressed on SiSo cells, whose translation MAITQFRLFKVCTCLAAVFSFIKKLICRSGRGRKLSGDQITLPTTVDYSSVPKQPEVEDWSSWDEDAPTSVKIEGGNGNVAPQQNSLEQAEPDYFKDMAPTIRKTQKIVIKKREPLNFGIPEGNTGFSSRLAATQDIPFIHQSPELGDLDTWQENTNAWEEEEDAAWQAEEVLRQQKIAEREKRAAEQQRKKMEKEAQRLMKKEQNKIGVKLS comes from the exons ATGGCCATAACACAGTTTCGACTCTTTAAAGTCTGTACTTGCCTGGcagcagtgttttctttcattaaaaagttAATATGCAG gtctgGAAGAGGCCGAAAGTTAAGTGGAGACCAAATAACTTTGCCAACCACAGTGGACTATTCATCTGTTCCTAAGCAG cctgaagtagAAGACTGGTCTTCATGGGATGAAGATGCACCTACAAGTGTGAAGATTGAAGGTGGCAATGGTAATGTGGCTCCTCAGCAAAATTCTTTGGAACAAGCAGAACCTGATTATTTCAAAGATATGGCACCAACTataagaaaaacacaaaaa atAGTTATTAAAAAACGAGAGCCTTTAAATTTTGGGATTCCAGAGGGAAACACAGGATTCTCTAGCAGATTAGCAGCTACACAAGATATTCCTTTTATTCATCAATCT cCTGAACTGGGAGACCTGGATACTTGGCAAGAAAATACAAATGCctgggaagaagaggaagatgcTGCTTGGCAGGCAGAAGAAGTTCTTAG ACAACAGAAGatagcagaaagggaaaaaagagcagcagaacaacagcgaaagaaaatggagaaagagGCACAAAGGCTAatgaaaaaggaacaaaacaaaattggTGTAAAACTGTCATAA